TGACAACAACTTTTCCATCAACGGTTTCCTCGGATTTGATATGAACGGAAAAACGGCAGGTGTTATCGGGACAGGAAAAATCGGGCGCACCTTAATATCAATTCTAAAAGGCTTCGGCATGCGGGTTGTCGCTTATGATGCCTTTCCAAACGAAAAAGCCGCCGAGGAGATCGGATTTACTTATCACAATCTCGAAGAATTATATGGAGAAAGCGATATCATCAGCCTCCATTGTCCACTGACACCGGATACACACCATCTCATCAACCACGATGCAATCTCCCGGATGAAACCCTCGGTAATGATTATCAACACCAGCCGAGGGCAGTTGGTAGATACCGACGCCCTTCTCGACGGGCTGAGGGAGAAACGGATAGGATCCGCCGGACTCGATGTCTACGAAGAAGAGGGTGAATACTTTTTCGAAGATCTCTCAAATGAGGCCCTCGATGATGATCGTCTCGCCCGACTGCTTACGCTTCCCAACGTACTGGTTACCAGTCATCAGGCCTTCTTCACGGAAGAAGCACTCAGGAAGATTGCCTCCACCACCCTATCCAACCTGGATGCATGGTTTGCCGGAGAAGCACTTGAAAACGAAATTTGCTATCGTTGTAATGAACCGGAATGCAGAAAAGAGAAGGCAGGCCGCTGTTTTTAAGCCGTAAGGTTATGTCACTGGAATAACAAATTTAAAGCGGTCTCCCCGAATCAGCTGTCTGCATCGATGGATAGGTCTGCTATTGCCGTCATACACATAGTCTTCCATAAGAATGAGTGCACTCTTATTCTTAATTCCCAAAAGTTCCGCCTCATTGGGCGAAGCATAACACAACTCGATGATCTTTGTAGCCTTTTGGGGTACAATTCCTCTCTCACGCAATATCCCATAGAGTGATTCTTCCAAATTCTCTTTGAGCAGAAACAAAAACTCCTGCGTAAAATGAAGATATTCGATAATGACAGGTTCATCATCGGCATAGCGAACTCTAATCACTTCAATGATCTTCTGATCCGGAGAAGCATTGAGGACGTCCGTATCAATATCATCCGGATTAATCATTTTCACGCTGATAACCCGTGCGGAGGGAATCATGTTTTTAAGCTGGCAGATATCGGAAAAGCCCATAAACTCTTCAATATTACGTTCTATTTTCTTATTAATGACAAAGGTGCCTTTCCCCTGCTTTTTGACCAATAGATGCTCTTCTACAAGCTTATTTATCGAGTTACGCACAGTAATCCTGCTGACATCAAACTCTTTGCTCAACTCCGTTTCCGACGGTATGCGAGTATCGTAAGCGTATGTTCCATCTGCAATTCTTTTTCGTATCACCTGAACAATTTGTTCATACAGAGGCACACTATTGGACTTACTTATATCGTCCATATTCCTAAATCCTTTTCTTTGTCGAAATTACCTAATATGTAGTGTACCCAAATATCCCATAAAAAGCTATTGTTGTCGGTGTGTGCAGTTGGTGTTACGAATATTGGTGGTTATCATGCCTGAATACCAGTACCACTTCAAGCAATAACGATACAATGATGATCAATAAAAAGAGAACATCTGTCAATGAAGGAGCCTCTCCCAATATAAGCAGGACCCAAAGGGGATTCATCACAGGCTCAATCAAAGTGATACAAGAAGCTTCCAAAGAGGAAATGCTCTTGATCCCAAGCCCGAACAGGATATAGGAAACCACATTTACCGTTACAGAGGCAAAAAAAATGATGAAAAGCTCATCTTTTGTAATAAGAAGTACATGATAATTATCATAAGGATGTGCAAGCAGGAAAAAAACGAGTGCACTGGCAGCATTAACCACCGCTACCACAAAAAAGGTATCAAGATCGGCAAGGCGTTTCATGGCTCTGGTAAAAAGAGCAAAACCGATTCCGCAACAGAATGCCGGTAGCAGCATGGGAAAAGAAAAATCCCGAATCGTTGCAATGGCATTCATAACAACACCACATAGCATGAGTAGTTTCGGGTATTCCTGCCGTATCGAAATATATCGATTTCGAAAAAGATAAAAGATGAAAAGATAGACGGGAGCAGTATATTGCATAGCAATAGCGGTGGCAGCCCCCAAGAGCCGAGTTGCAATGACAAAGCCCCCTACATAAAGGGAATAGCTAAGGCTTACCACCACCAGGGGTTTCCAAGCAGATCTGATTTGTTTTAGCTTGTGCCCTCCGCAAAAGGGCCACAAAATGGCTGCCGTAAGGCTATTCCGATACAAAAGATAGATAAAAGGGAGTGTTTTAATCCCTCTTACAACAACCCCGGAGGTACTCCACAGTAGTGCTGCAAAAAGGACCTGCAACACCCCTTTTGTTGCAGCAGGAGTCCTGTGTTCTCTTTGTTCCATGCTCTTTGCTCTTGTATTACCTTATCCTTTTACGGCTCCAGAGGTGAGCCCTCGGATAAAGTGTTTCTGAAGAAGCATAAAGACAACAATCATCGGAAGTGTTGCGATGATGATTCCGGATAAAAGTACTACATAATCAATACGGAGCTGTCCTTTGAATGCCATAAGGCCAACAGGAATGGTCATCTTTTTTATATCCTCAATGAACACCAAGGCAAACATAAACTCATTCCAGACAAACTGGAGGTTTACCAACGCACAGGAAGCGAGTATGGGTTTACTCAAAGGAATGATGATGCTTTTAAAAACCTGCCAGCTATTGTATCCGTCAATGTAGGCGGCATCCTCCAGCTCTCCGGGAATCGACAGCATGTAGGCCCGTATGAGAAATGTCGAAAACGGTATTCTGAAAGCAATATAGGGAAGAATCAATGCCGCATAGGTATTATACATGCCAAGTTTTGTAAGCATCTTAAACAGAGGAACCAGGGCGACCTGTTCTGAAAGGGTCATTCCTCCAAGAATGATAAAGAAAATAAGCCTGTTGCCTTTAAAGGAAAATCTGCTGATTCCATAGGCTGTCAAAGCACTGACCATAACAATCAGGATCAGGGAGACGGAACTGACGACAATCGAGTTCTTGTAATAGGCGGATAGTCCTTGAATCCACGCGTTTTGATAGTTTTCAAAATGGAGTCCCTCAGGAAGGGACAAAGAGTTGAGAAATAATTGATTGTTCGTTTTAAGTGAATTGATGATCATCCACCCAAAAGGAAGAAGAACCAACACCACAAGCAAAAGCATCAGGACATGTAATGCTATACCAAGTAACAGACTCTTTCGCTTTTGCACGCTCCAAGAAGGAATAACACGAAAATCTTTGGTCGACTCCATACTACTCCTCCCCCGACCTTGCTATGCGTAGATTCAACAACGAAATAGTAAACGTTATGATTAAAATGACTATGCCGACGGATGCGGCCATACCAAGATCATCATAGAGAAAGGCTTGCTGATACAGATATGTCCCTAAAACCTGAGTACTGTTGCCCGGTCCACCTGAGGTAGTGACATACACTTCGGTGAAGAGCTTAAATGCACCGATGATGGTAATAATAGAACAAACGACAAGTTGCTCTTTCACAGAAGGTATCGTGATATTGATAACGCGCTGAAAAGAATTCGCCCCGTCGATTCGGGCGGCTTCATAGTACTCCTGAGGAACCTTTTGAATCGCGACAATCATCAATATTGTGATATATCCGGTAAATTGCCACTGACTCATGGCTATGATTGCGAAGATTGCTATCTGGCCCTCGCCAAGCCATGCATGCTGCAGGGAATCGAGACCGATACTCCTGAGTAGGGAATTCAATAATCCCATCTTAGGTGTATACACAAATTGCCACAGCAAACCAACCGCAGTCAAGGACATCAGGGCTGGAAAAAAGAAAACGTTCCGATACAAAACACGTAACGGACCGCATAACTTCGACTCAATTAAGATAGCAAGGAAGGTACCGAATCCTACCTGGACAATTAAGGAAATAAGAACATAGAGAATATTATTCCGTAAAATAACCAGAATGATCGGATCAGTACATAACCTCTGATAGTTTTTTAGCCCGACACATGTCATCCCTCGGGAATAGGAACTCAAAGAAAAAAAGCTGTACACAAAGTTTGCAAAAACAGGAATATAGACAAAGCCCATAACAAGCAGTAGACCGGGAAGTACATACAGATATGGTGTCGATTGTTTGACTTTCATGAAAACCTCAAAGAGGTACCGGGCATGCCACAATACTCGGTACCCGTATATTGAATTACAAACTAAAATTCCGATCTGACGATCTTTGCCAGATCCTGAATATCCTTCATAAGGGCTTCCGGCGTGATATCTCCGTTTGTCAGCTCAGATACACCGGTAAGATATCTGTCTACCAATTTCGCGTGGAGATCATTATCAAGCCAATAGGCAAGCCCGGAAGCATTAAGAATCATGTTGTATGCATCGCGGATCGGCTCATCGGTAAATGAGCCGTCAATTTGCCCCTTTGTCCCGTTGAACCAGCGAATCTCTCTAATCTGCTTTTTCCCGACCTCCGGGCCTGTCAGGTATTTAAGAAATGCCACAGCCTCATCGGGATATTTCGTCTTACTCGAACACCAGAACCCCTCTGGAGCACCTGTAATATATCCCTGATCACCCTTACCATCGATAACGGCAGGAAATGGAAACATCCCATATTTAAAGGGTGTTGTCATAGCATCTTCAAGGTAATTCACCTCAATTGTTTCCATATACATCATCGCGGTTTCCTGATTCGCGAAGCTTTGTCGGGCCATCTCATGGGACAATCCGTTGGGATAATCATTTACATACTGCATAAGTTCTTGATACAGTTCTAACGCCCTGACATATCCGGGATCAGTAAAGCTCCCCGTCTCCGGATTGTAATCCCGTAGGCGGGTCTCGTTATCTACAACTTTCTGATTCAATGTACCAATGTAATGTGATGAAGGCCAAATCTCTTGGTTCCCATATGCGATGGGAGTGATGCCTTTGGCTTTAAAGGCTTTGCAGACGGCTATCAGTTCTTTATAGGTCTTCGGTATCGTTATTCCGTATTTATTAAAAAGTGCTTTGTTATAGTAGAAGGCTTTACCGCTTACCCGAAAGGGCATACCATACAGTTTTTCCTTGTAGTAAAAGGGTTCGACCAAACTGGTGATCATATAATTCTGCCATTGTGAGTCCCCCTCGTAATAAGGGGTCAGATCCAAGACCAGATTTTCACGGATGAATCGATTTGAAAAATCACCTACCCAACCAAAAAAAATATCAGGACCTTGTTCAGAGCCGAGAACAACTTTCAGTTTTTCCTTGTAAGGAGCATTTGCCGCCGATACCACTTCAATGTGCACATTCGGGTGGGATGTTTCATACTCTTTAATTACCTGAGCAATGAAAGCACTGTAATTGGCTTCCGGAAAACGATGAAACAACTTAAGGGTAATAGTATCTCCACTATTCGCTTCCTGTTTACCTTCCGACCACACAAGCGGGATCGAAAAAACTACAACCAAAACCGCCAATAATACCACTCTCTTTTTCACAATTACCTCCCTGTGAATGATGGAATCATCCTTTTTGGTTTTATTTCTTTGCCTGTGAAAATCTTTTTCAGTATCCCTCCTTCAAAACCTTGATTTTCTATCAATACTGGCATCCGTACCCAAAGGAGCCGTGCTTCATGCAATTTTGTGTCGCAAAAACAACGGCTGCGGCCAAGGCGAGCCGGATCTTGCTCTCCTCCATATCCTCAGGGTGTTTTCCATCGGCCCTGCGCTTCAAAATTTCAAGAGAGTGGACTAAAAAGGCCGTTAACAAGGAATCTCCGGCTCCCATGGAATCGACGATATGTATAGGAATCGCATTCTGATTAATCCGAAGATCACCTACGGCAACAGAGACTCCACGCATTCCTTTCGAGGCTATAATAATCTTGCACCCAAACTTCTGTATGGATGTAATGAGCTCATCGATCTCGTCATCAGGTAAATGGCTACAGGATAAGGCAGCCGAGAAAATATAAGGACAAACCTTTTCGCATCTCTCCGCGGTAAAACTGGTCGAAAAATCATAGGATAGATACGGATTCAACGAGCTAATGTGCGGCAAAAAATCGTCAAGATAGCTAAAACAGCTTGTATGAATCAAATCAAAGGTTTTTATGTATTGGTCATCTATATAGTTCAGTATGATCGGATGTGTTTTCGCAACACCTCCTTTGTTGGATCCCACAAAAACCCTATCTCCGTTGCGAATCTCTACTTCGGCAAATCCGTTTTCTCCGGCTTCTACTCTTGTCCTTGAAATATCAATATCAAGTTCACGTAAAACAGAGAAAATATGCCATGCAGGCAGATCATCCCCTATAACTCCCATATATGCGGAATGGCAATGCAGGTGCTTTGCATATACGCTGAAATTCAGGGCGTTCCCACCCGGATACATGATCCGATCCGTCCGATATTTGTCTACAACATTATCTCCGAGTCCCAATACTCTCAGCATGCCTTATCCCTCGCCTTTACGTCTCAGTTAATATTTGACTTTCCACATGTATCGTCTGGTCATCAATGGATGCTTACGAATATATGCCAGCTCCTCATTGTAAAGGGCAACAATGTTCGTCAACACAAGAGGAGAAAAATATTCGGAAACGGTATCATCAATTACATTAATTCCTAAATCCCGAACATCGATCGTGTAGATCTTTGCGGCGTAACGTTTCAGAAATGAAAGCACACGCTCATCAAGAGGGCGAGTCCTCCCCTCACTTAAAAACAGCAAGAACGGGGTCTGCGTATCTGCGATTTCCAGGGGGCCATGAAAAAATTCCCCGCTGTGGATGCTTGAGGAATGGATCCACTGCATCTCTTTTAGAATGCAGATATCCTCGATATATGCGGAACCAAAACTTGCTCCGCTGCCGATCGTGTAGATAAGCTTTTCAAGCGCATTTTCCTGTGCAAATTTTCTTGCCGCAGGCCGTACCATCTCTTTGGCCCTGGTAACGACGGAATCAAGCGCCTCGAATCCCTTCATTGCGGCATCGTAATACTTCCACCCCTCAAGTTGATTGAGGACCTCAATCGCAATTCTGAGTCCCTTACTGGCTTTCTGTTGCGCCTCAGACGAAGCAGGTCCCCATTCATAAATAATTGTCCGGTCGCCGTATTTTGTAATTTCCGATCCTTCGGCATAGCTAAAGGCTATGGTCGAGGCACCCTTCGATCTTGCAAGCTTAATGGCTTCAATCGTCTCGGGTGTGGTGCCCTGATGAGAACAGGCAATGACAAGAGAATTTTTGTCCAACGATGCGGGAGTTGCATGGACAAATTCATTAGCAGAGTAGTAGCCGATCCTCCTAAGTTTTCGGCTTTCGCTCTCCAGAAGGAACTTACAGGGATAAAAGGCTGCAATCGATCCACCACAGGCGGTAAAAAATACCTTGTCGATTCCACCTACATCTTTTTTTGCCTTCAAAATATCGGCAATAATTTGTTCTTCAAGCACGACTCTCTCCTTATGTTATATTATGTTTAAAGACATCTTATAACGTATTATTACTATTTGCAAGTCAATATTGCTGTCGTGCTGCTTTTTGGTGAATGGGCATAAAAAAACCGCCCCCGAAAGAGGGCGGTTGATAGTAACAGTGAAGTAGGGAATTAACCCTTGTAGTCTCCCGGCTTGATTTCGTCGCCGTACTTCTCTTTTGCCGCATTGATCTTGGCAATGGCCGCATCCCAGTAATCGTAGATCTCTTTGGGAGTATTGGCATCCATCTTTTCATAGAAGGCCTTGGTCCGTTCGAGCTTCTGGACCCATTTACTGCAGCGGAAGGTAAAGAGATAGGTGTAATCGGCCTCGGAGAAGTCCTCATCCAGGTACTTCTTGAAAAGTTCCTTCACATCCTTGTACAGAGGAATCTTTCCGGTAGGCGTATCGTAGGTCTCGTATTCTCCGTGGATTCGTCCTTCGGCCCAGTGGAGCCACACCTTCTTGGCAAGCTTGCTGGTCATGAACTCGCCCTTGGGGCCTCTCATGAAGTAGTTGGTGCTGAACACCTTGGGACAGTTCTTTACAGATTCACCGAACTTGATATTGTTGATGGTGTATTCGCCCAAAGGATAGGAAACAAAGTCCATGTTTGCCATGGGAGAAGGCTTTCGAACCCCCTCGGCACCAAGGGTTGCGGAAGTGGTTTCAGATTCCAGGGTGGCAGCCTTCAGGAGAATACCATCCTTCCAGTTGGGGGACTCTTCGACAGGAACGGTAGTGTCGCTGTCGCGGCCTCCGTACAGGATGCCTTCGACCTTTACACCATCCTTGGCATTGAACCCCTTCTCGTCGATATTGTCGAGGTAATCAAGGCGCATGGTGTAGCGGGCGTTACCATGTGCGATACCGACCTCGTTTCCTTTTGCATCCTTTACACCCTTCTTCCATTCGCCGAAATGGTTAAGCCCCTCGTCGGGAGCATCGACACCCTGGCCGAGCCAGTAGGGTTTCTTGTCTTTACCGAGAAGGATGTTGGAGAAGATTACTTCCTGGTCCTTCATCAGGTTTTCGTAGATAACAGGATCGTCTTTGGCGTTTACATCCTTGATGATACCGAACATACCGAACTCAACGTTTACGGCCCGGAATTCACCATTGATGTTGCGGAAGTAGGCAATATCGTCACCGACAATCTGCTCGCCGGGAATCATGGCAGTGGAGGTCTTTCCACAGGCAGAAGGATAGGCACCGGTAAAATAGGTCTTTCTATTCTTCTCTTTGTTCACACACGCCATGACGAACATGTGCTCACACAGCCATCCCTCTTTACCGGATTTACTGATGGCAAGGCGCATGGAGTGTTTCTTCAGTCCGACGGAGTTTCCGGCATACTGATCATTCATCGAGTAGACGATGTTATTCTGAGTGTCCATGTAGATCCGACGATTGTCGAGATCTACCGAGCAACCTCGATCATCGAGCTTTCCGGCAGAATGAATAAAGCGGAAAAAGTCGCCTTTCTCACTCTCTTTCATGTTGAGAAAGTGCTCATAAGCGGTACGATAGAGGATCGATTCTGAATGAGCAACGTACCAGCTGTCGGTAAACTGGACACAGGGGATGGTAAAAACGCTGCCGGTAGGTCCTTCGGCGAAAAACTTAACCACCGCATCCTTTCCCTTCATGTTGTCTTTTGCAATGCCCATGATCTCTTTATAGCCCTCATCATAGGCTACAGAGTTGAGGGTTTTCATCTTTTCGAGGTTTTCGGGATAGACCATGTAACGGGTATTAACCTTGTCCCGGGCCTGATCACCGTAGCCGTCCCAGTGGATGGTCTGCTTGGAGAGGGCCATGGAATGCTCTTCTCCCTTTGCCAGAGCCTGATCACGAATGTACTGATTATCTTTTTCGCTGTCGTCACAGACGAAAATAGAGGCGGGATCGCAATGTTCGGCAAATTCGCCGACAAAATCGTACACCTTTTGATTCTTGAGTGCGGTAAGCTTAGCATAGCTTTCGGCGCTCATCTTGCTTTTCAGCAGATCGTCATATTTTGGATTCATAGAACCTCTCCTTACATAGTAGGTGTTCGTATTTTACTACGTAATATCTTACCTTTTTTTTCACCTTTGTTTCAAGGTATTAACTATTTACAAGAGAAAAAGTAACACGCCTTTAAAGAGATGTTGACTTCCACCTTAACCTAGCTCAGGATGGAGGAATGACGTTATTGGTATGGCTTACAAGTAAGGAAACGGAATGCTGGAACCTTTCGTACAATCAGGAAATACGGCTGAAGAAAGCGTTACCCCAATGGAAGATCATAGTTGTTCGTGATGCAGACGCCTTCGTTTCCGCATTGCCAAGGGCCGATGCAATAGCTTCATGGCTTTTTCGTCAGGAGTGGTTTGCCCTTGCTTCGTCGCTTCAACTGTTGAAAACTCCGGCCGCCGGGCTCGATTATTTTGAGATCTCCCCACCTGGACATATAATCTTCGAAGGAAGCAGATTCCACGGCCTTCTGATGGCGGAAACGGCAATAGGCTACCTCCTGGCTCATGCCAGAGGAATTTGCAGAGCCGAACGGAGCATGAGCAAGGAGTCCGCACAGGAAAAAAGCTGGCCCCGCTGGGAGCTTGCCGGACAGATGCGGACCTTGAAAGGGAGCAGACTGACAATTCTCGGCTTTGGGGCCATTGGCAGCGAAGCAGGCCGCAGGGCCTCACTACTCGGCTGTAAGGTCACCGGTATCAAACAAAGACCGATATCGCATCTGCCTGTATGGTTCGGTCCGGAGGATCGGCTTTTTGCAACAGAAAAGGAACCTTTGGCATCGCTTTTTCTGCGAATTCTCCCCAGGACCGACCACCTGCTCATCGTTTTGCCGGGAGATAGGAAGACCGATGCGATCATCGGCAAGAAAGAACTTTCCCTTCTGCCTGATAACGCCGGAATCTATAATATCGGAAGGGGAAACGCCATAGAAGAATCGGCATTGATAGACCATTTAGCAAAGCACCCAGCAGCAGAGGCCTTCCTCGATGTATTTGAACGGGAACCACTGCCTGCAGCATCTCCGCTAAGGGCCTGCAACAATGCCTATCTCATGCCCCACCTCTCGGCCGCAGCGCCCGAATATCTGGATCTATTTATCGACGAGCTGGCGGCGAGATGTCTTGCCCTTGTGTATTGATTTCAGGCAAGGGCCGTGCGTTCTTCGTTCGAACGGGCAAGCTTCCTGGCAAGTAGTTTTGAAAGGAAAATGCCGTAATAGGGATAGTGCTTCATTACCTCAACAAAAGACTTTCGGCTGATCTTTACCAGCTTGGCATCCTCATCGGCAATGACGGTTGCACTCCGCCGATTATTCAGCAAAAAGCTCATTTCTCCCATGAATATATCCGCTGGAGTCAGGATTCCTACCTGATGTCCCTTGTGATAAACGGAAAAATGGCCGCTGGAGATGTAATAAAGGAAATCCCCCTGCTCTCCCTCGCTGAATATTTGATCACCCTTACTGGGACATATGACCTCTTCTCCCGAGAACCCTTCCGGGGTCTGACGGCCGTCCCCCTCAGAATGGTAGACCGTAAAGCTCACCTCATTTCCTTTGTCATTATAGGAAAGTTCGCTGCAAAATAACTCCGCCATCTTTATTCCACGGCCGTGAAAAGCATAGGGGTCCTGAGATGCAGTCTTTTGGCGCATCGAAGAAACATCGAAGCCCAGCCCCTCATCCCGGATTACAAACTTCGTCTTTTTCTTGTCGCTTTCCCAGGTAAAGCGTACCCGCTTTTTGTTGATCTCCGGATCAGTACATTTTTCCATTACCAGGTCGACCACGCTCAGGCCATGCGCCATTCCCGCGCTTTTCTCTTCATAGGTAATGCCGCAGTTGCCATGCTCAATGGCGTTGACAATCAGTTCGGAAAGGGCAAGCTGTAATCCCATCTTATCCTCGGAATGTAAAAAGCCCATCTGAACCAGGTTGGTAACGGGAATGCTCGCATAGATAGGGACCGCCAGGGTATCGTTCTCAATAAGGAAAGAACCGCTCATATTCTCAACGAGGCGATTGGATACCTCTTTCTGGAAAATAAGTTGCCAGTTCTCAATGATAATGGAGACACATTTTAAGAGATGGCTCCTGATCCTGCTGTAATCAAGCATCACTAAAAGATTGAGGTCCCGAAGTTCTTCGGCAAGGGCCTTTTCGTCCTGCTTCGAGGAATCGTAAAGCCCGATAATACCGAAGCTGTGGAGCCAGGAATCTCTCCTGACCTGATCCGCAATGGCGGATAAACGAATAACCGGATCCCCGCAATTTATCATCACAAGCTCCGGTAAGTCATAATTCAAAGACTCCTGCACCCTATGCTCGGCAGCAATCACACGAACCGAGTATCCGAGATTTTTTCCACCTCGACGGAAGGCCCCTCGAACCTTTCCCAGCACCGTCCTGTCGGAGTTCACCAATGCAATGAGTCCCATCCTATTCCCCTTTTTTCGTTTATCCTCTTTATATAGTTGTAATGGGGAAATGATTTCTTGACAAGTTACGGGATTCATGTAATAGATTAAGTATCTTTTTACATACTAAGAAGAAATCTTAGGAAGGAGACGGATATGGATAAGATGTTTGTTATGTGCCGGCACATTCTCACCGGTCCGACTGTTTTGTTCGTAAACATATCGCCATATCCGTGTCTGCAAATCCAGTAAAGAGAACTTCATAAGCACGGTTTACCGCGGTCTGTTACGGACCGCGGTTTTTTTTTGCTCCGTTATCGATGTACAAGGAGGTACACCATGTTTAACGACGGGCTTATGGATCATCTTGCGAAAATCAGACAGCAGGAACTCCTGGCCTCGGCCAGAAGTTCCAGGCCCGCTTCCCGACAAGGGAAGGGGGCGTCATTCCCCGGGCCGATCACCAGGGCAATTGCCCTCGGAATGATTACTCTCGGAATCAAACTACTCAGACAAGAAGGCAAGATGTAACACAACGTTGGCCCCTGTCCGATTTTGTCACAGGACAGGGGCTTTATGCATCGTAATAGCGCCTGACAAAGGCTTCGGCATTCTGAATTGATCCGCCGGCAGCCCCTTTAACCACATTGTTGACCATCAACATAAAACCGATACGGTTCCTTTCCTCTTTAATTCGTCCGGTATACACAACCATCCCCTTGGGATTGCCGTAAAAGGCATGCTTTGACTGGGGGAAGTTCTCTTGGGGAAGATAGGTAACGGGATGCTTCGGAGAGGATGGTAACGCAGGATCCACCAGGATAAAATCTTCCCAGGTATGTAAAACATCCTTAGGGCTCGGATTCGTCTCGAATTCCACCCATACGGACTCTATATGCCCGAACATCACGGGGACTCTAACGCAAAAGGGAAAAATTCGGGGATCAATCTCAAGAATTTTCTTAAGCTCCTTCACCATCTTCTCTTCTTCCCCACCGATAAAGGGAATAACGTTATCGGTAATATCAAAGGCGGAAAGTCCCGGATATCCGGCACCGCTTACCGACTGATAGGTACTTACGGTAACCTCTTTGATACCAAATTTGCGGAGAGGAGCAAGGGCAACGGCAAGTCCCGTGGTACTGCAATTGGCATTGGTAACGACGAAGCCGTTAGAAGGATACCCCTGTCGTTCAATCCATGAAAGCTGCGATAGATTGGCCTCAGGGATAAGAATGGGTACATCCTCTTGGTAACGCATTGCGCTGGCATTAGAAAAGACAAAAAAGCCGGCGTCCCGTAACTTGGGCTCCCATTCGGAGGCGAGATCAGCGGGCATTGCGGAAAAAACGATCTCAATACCTTCTTTTTTCATGAGGTCGATATCCAACTCGTTGAGTTCGAGATTCATCATCGAATGAGGAATTTCCTGAGGGACAACCCAATGCACCTCATCCCCATATAGATTGCCCTTTCTGGAAGAGGAGGCTGTGATGTGGCAGGTCTCAAACCAAGGGTGGTCCTGAAGCATCCACATAAAGACCTGGCCCACAGCGCCTGTAGCCCCAAGGACCGCCGTTTTTATTTTTTTTTCGCGCGTAAAATCCATAGAACCTCCTGTTGTCCAAAAACTTACCATTCAGTTTCATTATCTGAACAACAAATCGGTCCTCTGTCAACCAACAGAAGCCAACAGGAACCAAAAACACTTGCCCTGCCTCAAGAAGAAACGTATACTTGCATATACTTATTGCGAATGGGAGGCTTGCAAATGGGAGCTCCGATCTACAACGAACGAGTTAAGGAAAATGGAGAGGCCTACACCTTTCAGATATTCCGTGATGCAGCAGGGATCCGCGTCATAGTCTTTGACGCCTGCGGTGAAGCCCTTGCATCTTCCGTCCTTGCCGAGGCCAACGATGAGAAAATAAAAACGGCAGCAAGGGATTTTTGTGAAAATTATGCTATCGACC
This sequence is a window from Sediminispirochaeta bajacaliforniensis DSM 16054. Protein-coding genes within it:
- a CDS encoding NAD(P)-dependent oxidoreductase, with the translated sequence MTLLVWLTSKETECWNLSYNQEIRLKKALPQWKIIVVRDADAFVSALPRADAIASWLFRQEWFALASSLQLLKTPAAGLDYFEISPPGHIIFEGSRFHGLLMAETAIGYLLAHARGICRAERSMSKESAQEKSWPRWELAGQMRTLKGSRLTILGFGAIGSEAGRRASLLGCKVTGIKQRPISHLPVWFGPEDRLFATEKEPLASLFLRILPRTDHLLIVLPGDRKTDAIIGKKELSLLPDNAGIYNIGRGNAIEESALIDHLAKHPAAEAFLDVFEREPLPAASPLRACNNAYLMPHLSAAAPEYLDLFIDELAARCLALVY
- a CDS encoding phosphoenolpyruvate carboxykinase (GTP) encodes the protein MNPKYDDLLKSKMSAESYAKLTALKNQKVYDFVGEFAEHCDPASIFVCDDSEKDNQYIRDQALAKGEEHSMALSKQTIHWDGYGDQARDKVNTRYMVYPENLEKMKTLNSVAYDEGYKEIMGIAKDNMKGKDAVVKFFAEGPTGSVFTIPCVQFTDSWYVAHSESILYRTAYEHFLNMKESEKGDFFRFIHSAGKLDDRGCSVDLDNRRIYMDTQNNIVYSMNDQYAGNSVGLKKHSMRLAISKSGKEGWLCEHMFVMACVNKEKNRKTYFTGAYPSACGKTSTAMIPGEQIVGDDIAYFRNINGEFRAVNVEFGMFGIIKDVNAKDDPVIYENLMKDQEVIFSNILLGKDKKPYWLGQGVDAPDEGLNHFGEWKKGVKDAKGNEVGIAHGNARYTMRLDYLDNIDEKGFNAKDGVKVEGILYGGRDSDTTVPVEESPNWKDGILLKAATLESETTSATLGAEGVRKPSPMANMDFVSYPLGEYTINNIKFGESVKNCPKVFSTNYFMRGPKGEFMTSKLAKKVWLHWAEGRIHGEYETYDTPTGKIPLYKDVKELFKKYLDEDFSEADYTYLFTFRCSKWVQKLERTKAFYEKMDANTPKEIYDYWDAAIAKINAAKEKYGDEIKPGDYKG
- a CDS encoding PfkB family carbohydrate kinase, coding for MLRVLGLGDNVVDKYRTDRIMYPGGNALNFSVYAKHLHCHSAYMGVIGDDLPAWHIFSVLRELDIDISRTRVEAGENGFAEVEIRNGDRVFVGSNKGGVAKTHPIILNYIDDQYIKTFDLIHTSCFSYLDDFLPHISSLNPYLSYDFSTSFTAERCEKVCPYIFSAALSCSHLPDDEIDELITSIQKFGCKIIIASKGMRGVSVAVGDLRINQNAIPIHIVDSMGAGDSLLTAFLVHSLEILKRRADGKHPEDMEESKIRLALAAAVVFATQNCMKHGSFGYGCQY
- a CDS encoding SIS domain-containing protein, whose product is MLEEQIIADILKAKKDVGGIDKVFFTACGGSIAAFYPCKFLLESESRKLRRIGYYSANEFVHATPASLDKNSLVIACSHQGTTPETIEAIKLARSKGASTIAFSYAEGSEITKYGDRTIIYEWGPASSEAQQKASKGLRIAIEVLNQLEGWKYYDAAMKGFEALDSVVTRAKEMVRPAARKFAQENALEKLIYTIGSGASFGSAYIEDICILKEMQWIHSSSIHSGEFFHGPLEIADTQTPFLLFLSEGRTRPLDERVLSFLKRYAAKIYTIDVRDLGINVIDDTVSEYFSPLVLTNIVALYNEELAYIRKHPLMTRRYMWKVKY